In Kitasatospora gansuensis, a genomic segment contains:
- a CDS encoding ATP-binding protein, whose translation MITSVLVANRGEIARRVFRTCRDLGIATVAVHSDPDADAPHVREADTAVRLPGAAPAETYLRADLLVAAALAAGADAVHPGYGFLSENAEFAAAVQAAGLTWIGPPAEAIAAMGSKTEAKRLMAAAGVPVLSVPAEPTAADLPLLVKAAAGGGGRGMRIVRELAELPAALAAARAEAASAFGADEVFCEPYLPDGRHVEVQLLADAHGTVWVVGDRDCSLQRRHQKVIEEAPAPGLPEALRAELHRAATAAARAIGYRGAGTAEFLVTPEGRCWFLEMNTRLQVEHPVTECVTGLDLVALQLRIAEGEALPAEPPPTRGHAIEARLYAEDPEQDWQPRTGTLHLLEVAGVSVEFDTGQRDTGLRLDSGVTDGTEIGPHYDPMLAKLIAWAPTRAAAARLLATALSRARIHGPGSNRALLVAALRHPAFLAGELHTGFLAEHDLGGKGESLALPALAAALSETGGSPFPPGWRNLPSQPEIRRYLAADGTEHEVRHRLTRDGLQGHPGVELVEARAELVTLRVDGRTHTYRIARYGSTLHLDGPTGAATLTALPLLPEPQAEPTPGALLAPMPGTVTRTAAAPGDHVTAGQPLLWLEAMKMEHRVSAPTDGVLTELRVAVGQQVEPGTLLAVVRPHD comes from the coding sequence CAACCGGGGCGAGATCGCCCGCCGGGTCTTCCGGACCTGCCGGGACCTGGGCATCGCCACGGTGGCCGTGCACTCCGATCCGGATGCCGACGCCCCGCACGTCCGGGAAGCCGACACCGCCGTCCGGCTGCCGGGAGCCGCACCCGCCGAGACCTACCTGCGGGCCGACCTGCTGGTCGCCGCGGCGCTCGCAGCCGGGGCGGACGCGGTCCACCCGGGCTACGGATTCCTGTCCGAGAACGCCGAGTTCGCGGCGGCGGTGCAGGCCGCCGGGCTGACCTGGATCGGACCGCCCGCCGAGGCGATCGCCGCGATGGGATCGAAGACCGAGGCGAAACGGCTGATGGCGGCGGCCGGGGTGCCGGTGCTCTCGGTGCCGGCCGAACCGACCGCCGCCGACCTGCCGCTGCTGGTCAAGGCGGCAGCGGGTGGCGGCGGCCGGGGGATGCGGATCGTCCGCGAACTCGCCGAGCTGCCCGCCGCGTTGGCGGCTGCCAGGGCGGAGGCGGCGAGTGCCTTCGGTGCCGACGAGGTGTTCTGCGAGCCCTATCTGCCGGACGGACGGCACGTCGAGGTGCAGCTGCTGGCCGACGCCCACGGCACGGTCTGGGTGGTCGGTGACCGGGACTGCTCGCTCCAGCGCCGGCACCAGAAGGTGATCGAAGAGGCCCCGGCGCCCGGCCTGCCCGAGGCGCTGCGGGCCGAACTGCACCGGGCCGCGACCGCCGCCGCCCGGGCGATCGGCTACCGGGGCGCCGGGACGGCCGAGTTCCTGGTCACGCCCGAAGGCCGGTGCTGGTTCCTGGAGATGAACACCCGGCTCCAGGTCGAGCACCCGGTCACCGAGTGCGTCACCGGCCTCGACCTGGTCGCCCTCCAGCTCCGGATCGCCGAGGGCGAGGCCCTGCCCGCCGAGCCGCCGCCGACCCGGGGCCACGCGATCGAGGCCAGGCTGTACGCCGAGGACCCGGAACAGGACTGGCAGCCCCGGACCGGCACCCTGCACCTGCTCGAAGTGGCGGGTGTCTCGGTCGAGTTCGACACCGGGCAACGGGACACCGGTCTGCGGCTGGACTCCGGGGTGACCGACGGCACCGAGATCGGTCCGCACTACGACCCGATGCTCGCCAAGCTGATCGCCTGGGCACCCACCCGGGCCGCCGCTGCCCGGCTGCTGGCCACCGCGCTGAGCCGCGCGCGCATTCACGGCCCGGGCAGCAACCGGGCCCTGCTGGTCGCCGCACTGCGCCACCCCGCGTTCCTGGCAGGGGAGTTGCACACCGGATTCCTGGCGGAGCACGACCTCGGTGGCAAGGGCGAGAGCCTCGCGCTGCCCGCGCTCGCGGCCGCGCTCTCCGAGACGGGCGGCTCGCCGTTCCCACCGGGCTGGCGGAACCTGCCCTCGCAGCCGGAGATCAGGCGCTACCTGGCGGCCGACGGCACCGAGCACGAGGTGCGCCACCGCCTCACCCGGGACGGGCTCCAGGGTCATCCAGGTGTCGAACTGGTCGAGGCCAGGGCGGAGTTGGTCACCCTGCGGGTCGACGGCCGGACGCACACCTACCGGATCGCCCGGTACGGCAGCACCCTGCACCTGGACGGACCCACCGGCGCCGCCACCCTGACCGCACTGCCGCTCCTGCCCGAACCGCAGGCCGAACCCACCCCCGGCGCGCTGCTCGCACCCATGCCGGGCACCGTCACCCGGACGGCCGCCGCACCCGGCGACCACGTCACCGCCGGGCAGCCGCTGCTCTGGCTGGAGGCGATGAAGATGGAGCACCGGGTCAGCGCGCCGACCGACGGAGTGCTCACCGAACTGCGGGTGGCCGTCGGCCAACAGGTCGAGCCCGGCACCCTGCTGGCCGTCGTCCGGCCGCACGACTGA